A window of Equus quagga isolate Etosha38 unplaced genomic scaffold, UCLA_HA_Equagga_1.0 146_RagTag, whole genome shotgun sequence contains these coding sequences:
- the LOC124232920 gene encoding COMM domain-containing protein 8 has protein sequence MEPEEGTPLWRLQKLPAELGPKLLHKIIDGICGRTYPVYQDYQSVWESAEWMHVLEDITKFFKAVVGKNLSDEEVFQQLSQLNSFHQEAIMKCLKSRKDEIKQALLEEIVDISSAQLQDFDWQLKLALSSDKIATLQMPLLNLHLDVKENGEVKPYSVEMNKEELQNLINSLEAANKVVMQLK, from the exons ATGGAGCCGGAAGAGGGGACGCCCTTGTGGCGGCTGCAGAAGCTTCCAGCCGAGCTGGGCCCGAAG cTTCTTCACAAAATAATTGATGGCATTTGTGGCCGAACTTATCCTGTCTACCAGGATTATCAGAGTGTTTGGGAGTCAGCAGAATGGATGCATGTTCTAGAAGATATTACCAAATTTTTCAAAGCTGTAGTTGGTAAAAATTTATCTGATGAAGAG gTATTTCAGCAATTGAGTCAGTTGAATTCATTTCATCAAGAAGCTATCATGAAATGCTTGAAAAGTAGGAAAGATGAAATCAAGCAGGCTCTGTTAGAAGAAATAGTTGATATTTCCTCTGCACAGCTACAAGATTTCGATTGGCAGTTAAAG CTTGCACTTTCTAGTGACAAGATTGCTACATTACAAATGCCACTTTTAAACCTTCATCTAGATGTAAAAGAAAATGGTGAAGTCAAACCATATTCTGttgaaatgaataaagaagagcTGCAGAATCTAATAAATTCCTTGGAAGCAGCTAATAag